The Blastomonas sp. SL216 DNA window GCAATGGTCGATATGGCCATGCGTCACCAGCAGCTTTTCCAGCGTAACCCCGGCCTGTGCCACCGCGGCCTTGAGCTTGGGCAGATCGCCACCCGGATCGACCAGCGCCCCCTTCATCGTCTCGGTGCACCAGAACAATGTGCAGTTCTGCTGCAGCGGCGTCACCGGAATGATCGCGGCACGAAGCGGCGGCTGGGCGGGATTTGCGGATGCGTCGGTCATGCCAAGCTATGTGGCAAGGATGGCGGATGGGTGCAAGTCAGTCGTCTTCGATCGACCAGAGCGGTGCCTCGAGCGCTGTCGCGATTGCCCGGCGCAGCTTGGCGGCTCCGCGCGACGCGCCGGATTCGATCTTGCTCAGCCAGACCTGGCTGCATCCGACCTTCGCCGCAAGTTCGGCCTGAGACAGGCCGCGATATTTGCGCCATGCGCCAATCGGCGACATCTCGTCGTTGAGGATGAAAGCGAGCACTTCACCCGGCATGCCCCCCTCGCCCTGGCGGAGACGTTCGAGTTGGAGGGTGGCGGCGATCACATCCTCGGCATCTTCGGCCAGTTCGCGCAGGCGCTCGAACTCGTCTGCGGTCAGCACGACCATCCTGGTGCCATCGGGCGCAGTAAAATGCTGCGGTTCGTATCCCATTACCCAACCTCAATCATAAGCGCTGCCGCGCGAGGCGACCCGGACCACGTGCACGACAACCATGTCCTGGTTGAAGATCACCCGCCAATCGCCAACCCGCAAGCGCCAAAGCCGCTCTTCGCCCTGCAGCCGCTTGACCTGATTGGAAAGGCTGGCCGGGTCCTCTGCATATTGCGCCACCTTCGCCTGAATGCGTCTGGCGGTCGCATTGTCGATCGATCGCAGGGTCTTGAGCGCATCGCGGGCATAGATGATCTGACGCACGCCCAACACTATAACGAAACGTACAAAAAACCAATAACCAATCGTTTAAACCCGCCGCCCCGCCCAGATCACGCGACCGACGATATGCACGCTCTCCGGCGCCAGATCGGGGAAGCTGGGGTAGAGCGCATTGTCCGAGGTCACTGACAATCGCCCATCGGGACGGAACGCCAGCCGCTTGACGATTAGCGCGTCGTCCATGCGCAGCACATGGATGCCGTCGCGGCGGGGCGTGCCGGTGCCGCCGTGCATCGCGACCAGAATGTCGTCGCCATCGCTGAGCGTCGGGGCCATGGAATCGCCCTCGACGCGGATCATCGTCACTGCGTCCGATCCTGCGCCCAGACGCCGCAGCCAGGCCTCGTCAAAGGCAATCTCGGCAATAGGCGCCTCGTCATCGGCCAGCGCTCCAGGGCCTGCCGATGCCCCCACCGCGAGGCGCGGGATCAGCCGCATGCGCTGAGGCAGGCTGCGGAGTGCACCGCTGCGCGCCGGGCCGCGCATTGCCCTGCCCTGCCCTGGCGCAAGCGCCGCGTCAGGCGCGCCGAGCGCCTGTTCGCTGACGCCAAAGAATTGCGCGAGGATCCGCCGGTCGCGTTCGTCGAGCCTTTTGGGCGTGCCGCGCTTGATGAATTGCTGGATATAGGCGGAATTCTTGCCGAGCAGCTGCGATACCCCGGCAAAGCTCACCCCACGCGCCGCGATCAATCGTTCCAGCGTCTGGCGAACATCCTGTTCCATAATGGACATATAGCATCTCGGCCGATTTTCTCAAGGATATTTCCTACAACCCACGAATCGCTTATAGGATTATTCCTACGACTGTCCTGCGGGCCCTGCCCCGCCCCACGGCCCAAGGGAGAATGCCGATGCCGCTGCTGCGCCTGGTCGAGAAATTCCTGCGCGAAACGGGGATGCCGCGCACCCGTTTCGGCCGCCTCTCCGCGCGCGATCCGCGCCTGGTCGATGATCTGCGCCGGGGACGCGAGCCGCGCGAGGCCTTGCGGAATCGGATAGAACATTTCATGAACATATATCGACAGGAGCAGGCATGATTCACCAGAAAATCCGCCACGACCCCGCCACCGCGCTGATCCGCGCCGTGCTGACGCTCGCCCGGGGCCAGGCGCAGCTGGAGGAGCATCGCGGCACCAGCTGGGCCAGCGCGACCTTTACCGGGATGCGCCATGTGATGCGCGTCTCGCTATTGGGAGAGACGGGCGTGCGCACCGGTGCATGGCTGGTCGGCACCCTGCCCGACCACGAATTCCATATCGCCGGTCATCTTGTCGCGGACATCACCGTCAGCGAGATTCATCGTCGCGCCGAAGGCACGCCCAGGATGACGCTGACCATCGAGGCGCTGACGGTCGAGGCGGACTGACGTCCGCCTCTCCCCCTCCCCCTATCTCAGAAATTGCTGAAGCGGCCTATTGCCCCTTGGCTGCCAGCATCGCCGGGCGCGGGCCCAGCCAGTCGGCCATGGTCACGGTATCGCTGACCTTGTAGGGCCTGCCCGCCTTGTTGAGGAAAAGCTTCTCCATTTCCGAGCGGGTAAAGGGACGCGAGCCCAGACGTCCGAAGATCGCCATCTGCCCACCCGATTCATCGACCCCGCGGTCACGGTCCAACCCCTTGGCCACCGCCAGCGCCGCCGATGGCGTCCGCGCCCAGGCGATCAGATCGGGCCTGGGATCGGGCGAGAAGCCATAGAAATTCGGCTGGCTGGAGGGCGATGTCAGCTGCAGCACCTTCATGCCGTTGCGACCATCGGCGACATAGGCGAACAGCGTCGCGTTGGTCGACCCAACGATCACGTCCTCGGCATCGTTGAGCTGGCCGCCAGCATTGTAGCGCATATATTCGCGCGGGGCCTCCGGGTTGGTCATGTCGAGGATCACCAGGCCGTCCTGCTTGGCAGCGACATAGGCGAAGGTGCGGGCCAGGTAGAGCTTGCGCGCATTGGCCAGCCGGAAGGTGCCCGAGGGCACCGCCACCGGCGCTTCCAGCCGGGTGATGTCGAACAGCTTCACGCCTTCGGCATCGGTCACCCACAGGTAACGGAACTGCACCGCGCTCGCCCGCGCATCGGTGAGCGGCAGGACCGCCATCAGCTGCGGGTTGAGCTTGCTGTAATCATAGTCGCGCGGCGGATTGGCCGGGACGGGATCGGACAGCCGCACCACGACAAGCCCGGCATCGGCGGTGATATAGGCATAGTCGCCCGCCAGCGTGATGTGCCGCGCCCCCTTGAGCACATTGTCCGGGTTCCAGGTCAGCGTGCGCTTGAAGAAGTTGTTGCGGAACTCGCCATCGGCCAGCGTGTCGATGTTCACCGCGATCAGGCCTTCGACGCTGTCGGTGACAAAGGCGTAATGATAGACCGCGTGGAACGGCTGTTCCTGATTGGCCTCGCGCATTTCCGGCGTGTTGCGGCTGGGCGCAATCGGCTGGGTCGTCGCGATCGCCATGCAGGTCGCGTTGGTCGTGTCGACATGCGTGTCATGGCCGAGCGACGAGAATGGTGCGCGGATGATGCGTTCGGAAAAGCCCTTGTTCCCGATCGAGGCGATGTCATAGGCGCGGAAACCGCCCTTGCCTTCCGCGACGAACATGTACTCGCCGCGGTTCTGCAGGCAGTTCACCGCGCCATCGGTGCCCTGCACGACATTGGCAAATTCCTCGCGCGCCTGCGTCTCACCCGACAGGCCATCGCTGAAGATCGGGCCACGCGTCCAGTTCTTCAGCTCGCGGCCATTATCCTCGACATGCTGCTTGTAGTAATCGGGATAGGCATAGCGGTGCAGATACGATCCGATCACCGCCTGCGGCTCGTCCCATTCGGTGACGCGCACCGCCTCGAAGCCGCCTTCCAGACCGAACCAGCTGTTCAGGCCGACAAAGTTGACGAAATTGGTGCCGAGCAGCAGCAGCTGCGACATCACCGCGTTATTGTCGTTCGCCTCGCTCAGGTGGCAGTCGGTGCACTGCTTGGTCTCGGTCTTGCGCACGGTGTGCGGGAAGTGCGGTGCGAACGCCTGGGACGAGAAGCCCGGTGCCGAGATCGGCGGCTGCTGCACATAGATGCGCTCGCGGTTGATGTTGGTCGACGACAGGATCAGCGCCGAGGTCGAGCGGATCGGGGCGATGATGTTGCCCTTGCTCGTCTGGTGACGGCCGATCTGGAACATCTCGTCACGCGCGACCTGCGGGTTGTAGGTCGCATAGTTGCGCGTCTCGTCTTCCTCGTATTTGTGGACCTTGGCCTTCCAGTTGGCCTCGATCGGCAGGTGACAGCCGCCGCACGAAGTCGTCCAGCTCAGATGGCAGGTGAAACAGGCCATCTTGTCGGTATCGTGCGCGCGGTTCTCCTTCGAGACCGCGAGGCCAAAGCCGTATTTGCCGGTTTCCGCGCCCTGCTTGGCCATCAGCTTGGAGCGCGCGGCCTTGGGGTTGAAATCGGGGCTGTCGGGATTGACCGCATCCTTGACCAGGCTGACCTTCCACGACAGTTCGGGATCGAGCACCGAGCGCTGGATCAGCACGCGCCGTCCGGTCGCATCCTTCATCCATTCGAAGCGCCGCTGGCCATCGGGATTGCGGATCAGCGACAGGTTGTTGCCCTTGGGCCGCGCCGCCAGGTTCGAGGTGAACAGCGTCGGATAGGCATCCGCGGTACCGTGGCAGTCCTTGCAGCCGATCTCGACCGCATTGGCGACTTCGCCATAGATCAGGCCGTTGCCGTGCCCGTCCTGGCTGAAGTGACAATCGACGCACTGCATGCCGAGCTCGGCATGAATGTCCATCATGTGCACGGCCTTGCCGGGATTGGTGCCGACGGGCACGAACTTGCCCTCGCCTGCCTTGCGGAATTTCTCCGGATCGTCGGGCGAGACCATGTTGGCGGTATCGGTGCCCCAGGTCGCCATATTGCCTTCCGCGTCGAGCAGATTGCCCTTGCGGTCGCGCTTCAGGATCGCGCGGAAGTTCCAGCCATGGCCGTGATAGTCGGCAAACTGGGTGTCCTTGGCCTCGGTATTGAGGTCATAGACGTTGCGGACGAAATCGATATCCGACCACAGACCGCGCGGCGATGCGCCTTCCGGGTTGCGATCGAGCGTCGCGCGCACTTCCTTGGCGGTCGGATAATGCTGCTTCTTGTAGATGCGCTGATAGTCTTCTTCCGACATGCCCTCGGGCTTGGGCGCACGGTTTTCCGGCCCCGGCCACAGCAGCGGCGCGTCGGATTCATAATCCCACATCGTGTAGCCGAGATAGCTGTTCAGGAAGATATTGGGCTGGTGCATGTGGCAGTTCATGCACTGAGCGGTTGGGATCGCACGGGTGAAGGCGTGCTTGAGCGGATGGCCCTTTTCCTTGAACGCGACCTTCTCGGCATGCGCATCCTTGGCGCCATGGCCATCGCCGCGGCCGTGCGACGCGCCATGCTCGCCTGCGCCTTCGGCCAGCGTCGTGCCATGATCGCCGCCATGGCCCGACTTGTGCTCGCCGCCATGCTCTTCGTGATGCTCTGCCGCGTCATAATCGCCATAGCGACCCGGGCGCTTCTGCCCCTCGGTCAGGCTGTTGATCGTCGGGTCATCGGTGATCGTCTGACCATCGCGGCCATATTTGGCATAGACCAGGCTGTGGCGCGGTTCGCGGTCATTGGCGTACACCACATGGCACGCCGCGCAGCCCGATGTGCGATAGTCGCCCGGCTGGTCGTTGGTGCCCATCTGCCACAGGAACGGATCGTTGAGGCGGGTCTTGTGGATGTTCAGCACCGGAATGGCGACACGCAGTCCGGTGCCGGGTCCACGGTTGGACTGCTTGAGGTCGGGACGGCCAGGCTCTTCGAGACGCTGGATGATGCCGACGCTGTTGGGCAGGCCGATTTCCGGGAAGGTGGGGTTGATGTTGCGGCCGCCGCGTTCGAACACGCGGAAGATGTCGCCCGGCGGAATGATGTGCCAGGTCGGCAGCGGGTACATGACCGGCAGCGCGCCGCGCGCCTTTTCCGCCTCGGTCACGGTGCCGTGCGCTGCGCCCGGCTCGGTCGCGGCAGACTTGATCATCGCAGGCTTGCCGTCGCGAGTGAAGCTTTCACCGAACATGTAGTTCTTGAACGGCACGATGCCGTTATTATAGGCCGCGCCGCCCCACAGCATCGCGCCGGTCGCCATCAGCGAGCGTTCGGATGCCTCGATGATCTCGATATGGCAGGCGCCGCAGGATTCGCGCACCACGCGGTAATCGGACGGATTGACGAAGCGGATGAACTCGGGCGCTTCCTTGGCGAGCAAGGCATAGGAACGCTGCGGGTTGGCCGAGCTCGGCCATTTCCACGCCACCGGATATTTGGGCAGGACGTGGCTCTTCATCAGCGCGTCCTGATAGGGCAGGCTTTCGCGGCCCCATTTGTTGTCGCCCATGATGGTCGCATCGCCGCCATGGCAATCGGTGCAGCCCAGCACCACGGCGGGCGATGCGTGCATCGTCTTGTGGTCGCTGGCGGTGTGGCAAGACTGGCAGCCTGCGCTCTTGGCGTCGGCCTCTGCCCATTCCTGGTTCTCGGGTGCGGGCGGCGTGAAGGTGTATTTGACCTTCTGCGCTTTCTCCTTGCCCGAGGCGAGCAGCTGATCGGCGGGAAGCGCAGCAAAGGTGACGAGCAGCAGGCCCGTCAGCAGCAGCTTCCAGTTGAAGGCGGGCATGACGCCGCGCAGCCGGTCAGTACGCCAGGATCGCATTGAAAAGCACCGAATAAAAGAGGTCTGACTTGCCCGATTGGGTGAACAGGTCGCGGAAGCCGCGCGAAGGATCGAAGATCGCGCCCGAAAGGCGGAACACCAGATTCTGGTTGGCATTGGGACGCCAGATCGCCGCCGCCGAAACATCCCAGCCAATCGACGCCGGGATAGTACCCTCCTGGCGCAGCGCCTCAAGTGTATCGGTCTTGTGGAACCACAGATGGTTCACGTTCGCCGACAGCCGGGTCGTCGTGCTGAGATCGAAATCCGCGCCTGCACCCAGCAGCACCGTGCCGGGATTGTTGAAGTTCGACTGGCCTTGCTCCTTGGACGAGCGCAGGTTGTTCAGGATGCCATTGCGGGTGTTGATACCGACCGCGCGGCCACCACCGGCAAAGGGGATGACCTGGCGGATCCAGTAGCTGGTATCGGCCCCGGCAAAGATCGGGTTTTCGAAGATCGCGTCGAACCCGCCCTCGGTATCGTTATACGGATTGCCATCGCCGCTGGCGAACAGGCCCTGCAGTCGGAAGCGCGCCCAGTCATTGTCATAGCTGATTTCGGCAGCGCCGAAATAGCTGCGGATATCGGCCTTGCGGCTGGTGAAGAAGCTGTTGCGGTCCTCGCCGAACGCGCCATAGGCCTGGCCGGTGATGTTGATCCGCCCGATGCGGCCATCGACCGCATAACCCAGATACACGACATCATATTCGCGGCTGCGCAGGTCGCCGAGCAGCGCCGGGCGCACCGGGAAGCCGTTATCGTCGATCTTGAGCTCGCGCCCGCCTTCGCGGTTCATGTTGTACGTGACCGAGACCTGGCTGGTCAGGCCGACAATCGGAAAGTCCTGGCGATAGACGTTGGCGAAGAACACCCAGTCGTCGCGCGGCGTATCGACGATGCTGTTGAGGCCCGAATTGGTGTCCTTTTCCAGCCGCCAGAACGCGCCCAGATTGAACTGGAAGCGGTTGTTGTCGCGGTTGCCGAACAGGCGGATGCCGAGCTGGTTGTCCTGGAACAGGAAGCCGCGGAAATCGGCCTGCATCGGCTGCACGCCTGCGCGAAGCGAGATGAAGTCGTAGCGCGAGCTGTCATATTTGCCGAGGTGGTAGTCGATAAACGCTTCCTGCACGCCGACAAAATGGTCGGTACGGTGCGTCGGGCGCGACGGTTCGACGAACAGGATGCGCCGTTCGTTTACATCGACATAATTGACCTGTGCCGCCAGCACGAGGCGATATTCGATCGCGGGCGGCTTGTACGCGGTCTCGCCCTTGAGCAGCGAGAACCCGGCGATCACCGTCTGGGCCACCACCAGCGAATCCGCACGCCCGAACACGTCCAGGCTGTCAGGGCGAGAGGTCGTCTGCACACCGACGGGCGTCGGGAAGCTGCGCGGCTCGATCACCGTGTCGGACACGACATTGGCGATGAAGAACCAGTCATCCTCCTTCAGGAAACCGGGGCGCTTGCCCTCGGGCAAGGGCCGGTCGCCCTTGAGCACGTTCTGGTGATAGGGGTCGAGCTTCGAGCGACAGACGTTCGAAAGGTTCGGGTAAAGCCCGTAGATCGACTGATCGCCGCCCTTGGTCGGGCAGAGCGAGGTGACGATGCGCCAGCGATCGGGCACCGGGAACTCGTCGGTCGGGAATGCCTCGGGTGCGGGCGCGCGGACGGCCCCCGGATTGTCCTGCGTCACCCGGTCAGGCAGCTTCTTTTCGAGACCGGGACGGCGGCGGTCGTCGATCAGCGCCTCATCGGCATCGATGGTATCACCATCGCTGGAGGACGGCGCGGGCGGCATCGCGCCCGGTGCCGGGGGTGCTTGCTGTTCGTCGGTCAGCAGCAACTCGTCCGCGCCCGCACCGGCGAAGAACAGGCTGTGGTCGCCCATCGCCCGCGGCGAGCTCAGCCGATGCGGAACGGGGGCCATCACTCGGTGCGAAGGCGCAGGCGATGCCGACGCGCTCGACTTCGCGATGAGGCGCTCCAGCGCCATGCCCCGGCCCAGATCGGCAGCCACCAAAGCCGCGACAGCGGTCTGCGGCCCCTGATGCAGGACTGTGCCGGAAACCGGCTCGCCATGCTCAACGCCAGCCCCGGCGAAAGCCATGATCGGGATAAGGGCGACGAGCGGCACGGCCATTTACAGACCCTCGCAGACGTTCTGGGTGTTGGTATCGAGGAACGGCGCAAACGGGCAGCTGACATAGCGCAGACGCACCTGCGCGCTGCCGACATTCACCACCACCCGGTCGGCGCGGCGATCATTGGCGGCATTGCCGACCCCGCCGACGCGCTGGCCGCCATTGTTCAGGCCCAGAAACGCGACCATGTCATCCTGGTCGATACCGTCGCCCGACACGCCGATACCGCCGATCAGCGTGTTGCCACGATAGATCGGCACACCGCCGGGGAAGATCTGGATGCCGTTTTCCAGCCGGTTCTGGCCCTGCACCGTGTCAGGCAGCGCGGTGCAGCGCTGCGCGGTATCGGTGGGCGAGGCCCCCGCGACGAACTGCGCGTGCTGGATGATGTTGGCCGCCACGAGCTGCACCTGCAGGCCCACGGCAAACGGGTTGAAATCGTCGATCGGGCGCGAGAGCGGGCCCGGCGGACGGCCAAGCTCGCCATCGGGGAAATAGGGCCGCGCCAGATTGCCGACGCTGCGGTTGCCATAAGCGAAATTGCCGGTCAGCGCGTTGGGATCACCCAGAAAGGTGCGCATCGCCTGAACGAACGGCGCGACGCCGCCACCTGCCGCGAGCAGGTTGGCCCCGGCCTGCGGGTTCGAGAAGAACATCGCCGTGCGCGCCTTTTGCAGCGACACATCGGTGCCGAAGATCGGCGCATCGGGCGAACGGACGATGCCAAGCACCTCGCCATGCGTATCGACCACCGAGATCGTCGCCTGCATCCGGCTGTCGAGCGGGCGGCGGATCTGGGCGCGCGCGCGG harbors:
- a CDS encoding helix-turn-helix transcriptional regulator translates to MGYEPQHFTAPDGTRMVVLTADEFERLRELAEDAEDVIAATLQLERLRQGEGGMPGEVLAFILNDEMSPIGAWRKYRGLSQAELAAKVGCSQVWLSKIESGASRGAAKLRRAIATALEAPLWSIEDD
- a CDS encoding type II toxin-antitoxin system RelE/ParE family toxin produces the protein MRQIIYARDALKTLRSIDNATARRIQAKVAQYAEDPASLSNQVKRLQGEERLWRLRVGDWRVIFNQDMVVVHVVRVASRGSAYD
- a CDS encoding peptidase S24, with product MEQDVRQTLERLIAARGVSFAGVSQLLGKNSAYIQQFIKRGTPKRLDERDRRILAQFFGVSEQALGAPDAALAPGQGRAMRGPARSGALRSLPQRMRLIPRLAVGASAGPGALADDEAPIAEIAFDEAWLRRLGAGSDAVTMIRVEGDSMAPTLSDGDDILVAMHGGTGTPRRDGIHVLRMDDALIVKRLAFRPDGRLSVTSDNALYPSFPDLAPESVHIVGRVIWAGRRV